GCCGCTTACATCAGCTGCATTTTGGAATATGCCTTCTACAACATAACCATAAAAATACTGGATGGATTGACCAACTACGGTGTTGGTAATCGGACCGCCGCCACCGAAATCTGCATCGCCGCCTGCCACTATCGAACCGTTTGCAGTTCCTGTCAATGAGGTAACTTTATTTTTGTCTAAACCAAACACACCGGTTATATCAAATTTAAAGTCTCCGCTTGATTTATGGTAACCTGCGGTAAATTCAATACCTGTGTTTTGCATAGAGCCAACATTTGCAACCGGTGCACCAACGCCATCGCTTGGCGGTACCGGTACGGTTAAGATCAGGTTATTGGTCCTTCTCTTATAAACTTCCGCTGATAACGTAAACGTGTTTTGAAGTAAGCCGAGGTCAAGACCAATGTTTGTTGATTTGGTTATTTCCCAGTGAAGAAAATAATTACTTAATGCACTATAATAAGATCCGTTACCAGAGTTAGCACCTGTTGCCAAATTGCCAAAAGGATACGTTGTGCCACCTGCAGAAACATTTGATACGTAAGGATAATTCCCCAACACAGTTCCATTTATCCCGGTAACGCCGTAACCGGCCCGTAGTTTTAATTCGCTGATTGTTTTAGAATTCTTCATGAAATCTTCCTGGTCAACCTTCCAGCCTACCGAAGCCGCAGGGAAGTTTTCATATTTGTGACCGGGGGCCCAAACTGACAAGCCATCGCGGCGTATTGAACCGGAAATTAAATATTTCCCTTCAAAATCATAACCCACCCGGCCTACTAATGAATGCAGCACGTTGGTGCCATAAGTATAATTGGTGGTGATGTTGGTGGCGTTGTTAAGTGTGCGTATAATGTTGTTATTTTGGTTGCCAAAAGAGTTTTGGCTGTCACTCCGGTTGGTTTGCACTTCGTAAACTGCCACAGCCGAAACGTGGTGTTTGGCGAAGGTTTTGTCGAAAGTTAATTGCTGTGTATACAGGGTAGTAGTGCTGGTGCCGGTATTTTCGGTTATTGACGCAAGCGGGCTGCTTGAAGTACCCCCATCGTTATATATAGGAGTGTATTGTTCCTGCCTGTTTGTTCCGTAATCAATCCCGTAAGTAGAATTGAATTTTAACCATGGAGTAAACTTTACGGTTAAATAAGCGTTGCCACGTATTCCGAAACCAAAATTACGGTTCTCGTTAATTAATGCCTGTTCAATCGGGTTAACCGGGTCGGCGCCGTCAAAACTGTTCTGAGGGCCAAAAAAACCGCCAGGATTGTTTGGATTGTAAATAGGTATGTATGGCTGCATCCTTACCACATTGGTAATAGGCGTTCTGTTGCCGGGGGGGATCCCAAAACGCTGACGGGTTACCGAAACATTGAATGTTTCGCCGATGGTAATAAATTTATTCACATTATGATCAGAATTCATACGGTAGTTTTTCCGGCTGAAACTTGTACCCACGGTAATACCATCCTGATTAAAATAACCGGCGGAAGTAAAAAAATGTGAGTTATCATTGCCACCAGTTAACGAGACATTATGCTGTTGCAAAACTCCTTTTTGGAAATAAGCGCTCTGCCAGTCTGTGTTGGTTTGGGCGAATGTTTGCGAAGAACCCGCATAAATAGGCAGATTAAAGTTTGCCGGTTGCAAACGCGGCGGTACTCCAATATTGGCAGCTCCGTCTAAAGCTCTTTCGTATTGTACATATTGGTTAGTGTTAAGGAGGTCATATCGTTTAACAACTTCCTGAAATCCCGCGTACGAATCAAAATTTAACTGAACCTTACCACTGGAACCTTTCCTGGTTGTAATGATGATAACGCCGTTAGTTCCTCTTGAACCGTAAATCGCCGCAGCGCTCGCGTCCTTAAGTACATCAACTGATTGAATATCTCTTGGATCAAGAGCTCCGATAGAACCCGGAAAGCCGTCAATAATATACAAGGGATCGGATCCATAACCAACAGAACTCACGCCGCGTATTTGTACAATTGGAGCAGTACCTGGCGAGCCATTATTGGTAACCGTTAAACCGGCTACCCGGCCCTGTAAAGCCTGGTCGACACCCCCAACAGGTAACGCTGATATTGTTTTGCCGCTTACCGACGAAACAGCGCCGGTTACACTGGCGCGCTTTTGTGTTCCGTAGCCAACAACAACAACTTCACTTAATGATTTAGAATCACTCCTTAATGATACGTTAATTACCGATTTGTCGGAAACGGTAACTTCCCTCGAGACATAACCTACAAAACTAAAAACAAGCACCGCCTGATCATTAGGTACTTCAATACGGAATACGCCATTGACATCGGATCCGACTGCAGTAGTAGTGCCTTTTAAGGTAACTGTTACGCCTGGTAATGCTAATCCTGTTTCATCGGTTACTTTACCGATTATAACCTTGCTCACGTTGGCTTTTATGACATCCGTATATGGCAGACCGGCCGGGCCATTACCCGCAAACGCGGAACTTATAATAGTAATGCTTATAAATACTATTACGACCGTCATTTTCATGAAAGTACTTAGTAAATATTTTTTTTTCATATTTTGGTTTGTTAATTGAAAACATTGGTTTAGAAATTGGTAAGATTTAGCGCTTTTATCAAACACACTATGGTATTACATATGGTTAGCTTATGTATGGATTACCGTTATTCACAGAAATAAATCATATATTTTAGCTAACACTACCTTTGGTTTAATAAAAGACTGTTTACTTAATTGGTTGCTTAACCGGTAACCTGCATCATCAGATTTATTAATCATAGAATCCATGATATCGATTACCGATGTAGTTTACTGCGGGCCACAAGCGGTGGCCGGCAAAACAAGTTTTTTGGGTTTAATCTCTCATAAGTACACTTCAGAAAAGGTTTGCAATCGATTGTAGAGCCGGGCCTGTTTGTAATTTTCCTGAATACGACAAATAGTATACAGGTCGATCAAGCATTAATAACTTAACTCAAAATTTACAGAACTTGCCGGGTCGGCTTTATTGGTTTATAGTTCAGCAGCTGTTGATAAGAATATAGCCGCTTTGCAACAGTAAAGTTACGTTTGAAGCAAATTTAGGTACCCAATTTTTTAACATAAAAACACAACATTTGTCAACTTATACGATATACACCATCAACTACCGGCGTCGCAAAAGTTAAAGCGAGATCTTCTTCTGAATAAACCGCCAATTTTTTTTTGATTAAAAAATTGGCGGTTTAAAGGCAATAAAATTTTTTATTATACATATGTGTTAAAAAGTTGCTGAAATGTTTGCCACCGGAATGCTTCACAATTGTTTTGTTTTTTTTGGATGCTATGTAAGAATATTATTAAAAGATAGCGTTGGCTTAATCTACTGTTGGGTTCTTTATATCAAAAATACTGATGGATAAATCCGGAACTGATCAAACGTTGAGCATTATTCAACGAAATTTGATCCCTTCAAAAAAATAACATTTAGCAGTATTTTAAAAAACAATCCCTAATTTGATTACAGGGTTTACAGCCAGGCCTCATAAAATGCCGGTGAGGTTTTGAAGTAAAAACAGGCAATAACCACTAAAGCACATTGTGGTAACAAAGTACGATTCTCGTCGGCACCACATACGCCCAATTCAAAAAACAATCAAAATCTTGCAAATCAAATATTTACAGGCTTTTGATTTTGGTAAAATGTCCATTTTATGCATCTTTTTTCACTGTTCTGGCGAGTTTTAAAGCGTTTTTTGGCCCATTACCGAGTTACTCACCAAAGTGTCATAATTAACTGATAGTGAATCGTGTTCGATTCCCCTACGGGCTACTACAATAAGTTTAAGAGGCTGTATCATAAATCATGATCAGCCTCTTTTTTGTGTGATTTATTCGGGTACCTGATGGAGGCAATTTTCGTACAGGCGATTCTCAGACGGTCATTTTGATTTATGATGCAGCCCCTTACCTGTTTTTTTAGCTAAGATGTTTTTTCTGTCCGGCTTTTTCAGCGACCAAACAACACTCTGTTAATCAGCTATTTGGATTGTTTTTCAAGTATTCTAATCCCTTTTTGGAATTTGTTTCAAATACTCTTTAAATTTCCGGGACTAAATCTTTATCATTTTCATCATCGTCTATTATTATTTCTACTATAAGTTGGGCAATCAGATCTATTAATTCAGCTTCGTTGTTATCAAATTTTGATATTCCTTTTTTTGCAATTCTTTTGGCTGGTCTTTTTTTTCATTTTAGTGATATTAGTTCAAGGTTAAATATAGCCAACCCAACACTAAAAGCCATGAGAATAGCACTTTCCGCCTGTGCATGGATTGCAGAGGAACCCTTTGAAAAAATCGGATTTTTCGCATATAATGGACAGAACTATTACTTGTCCAACAATAAAATTCAGCTGAGCGGACGAATGACTATTGAATGTTCGCTCTGATCAAACCGTCATAGTAACGACGGCTGCTTATAAATACCAAAAGTATGAATGGCTAAACAAGCTTTACCGGAAGTAACACGCAGCCTAACTCTCGATGCAGTTACCGGTTTAAATTTGATTAACCATTTATAGCCTATAGACTGCTTGCTGGTTGCTTCGGGAATAGGAATCCAATCTTTTCCATTAGATGAATAATCTACAGACCAGCCGGTTGTGCGATGGCCCAATTCGATAACCTCCTGAAGCATCAACACGTCAAACGTTTTCTTTTTGCCCAGGTTAAAGGTTATAGTATCTGTAACGGCCTTATCATTGGTTGCATAGTACGTGCTTTCGTTATTGTCAACCATATTAGCCGGCTTGTATATGCCGCCGCGAGGATGTTGCGATTTTATAACAGCACCGGCTGCCAGGTTTTTTTTAAATGTGCTCCTGATCAGGTAGTTCAGGCTATCGGCCCTTACCGAATCGATAGAAGAAACCAGGCCCCGTTTATCGGGCGGAAAGTTTAACAACAGCACACTATTGTGGCCTACCGAATTGAAGTAGAGGTCCCATAGCGTGGCTACACTTTTAACATGGGCATCTTCTTCCTGGTGATAAAACCAGCTTGGGCGGATGGATACATCTACTTCGGCCGGCACATAAGCGCTGCCATCAACTTCGCCGTGGTTTAATTGGGTAATGTGGGCGGCTTCCTCGCGGATAGAAACCGGGTTAATGGTTGACCAGCACGGATCGCCGGATAGTCCCGATTCATTGCCCATCCAGCGGCAATCGGCATAGCGGTAGGAGTTCTTTGTTCCGAAAACAACACAGTTAGGCTGTAATTTGCGCACGGTATCTGCCCAGCGATCATAAAACGACGTGGTAATCTGGTCGGCACCGGCACCATCCCACCATATTTCCCAAATGGCCCCGTAATTTCTTAGTAATTCCGATAGCTGGCCCGCATAATAATCGCTGTAATCAGGTGTACCATACCTGGAATCATGCCTGTCATGCGGTCCCAGGTAAATTGCTGCTTTTATTCCCGAGGCTTTACACGCATCTGTAAATTCTCTTACAACATCGCCTTTACCATTTTTCCAGGGACTGTTTTTTACCGAATAATTGGTATGCGCGG
The genomic region above belongs to Mucilaginibacter sp. KACC 22773 and contains:
- a CDS encoding SusC/RagA family TonB-linked outer membrane protein — translated: MKKKYLLSTFMKMTVVIVFISITIISSAFAGNGPAGLPYTDVIKANVSKVIIGKVTDETGLALPGVTVTLKGTTTAVGSDVNGVFRIEVPNDQAVLVFSFVGYVSREVTVSDKSVINVSLRSDSKSLSEVVVVGYGTQKRASVTGAVSSVSGKTISALPVGGVDQALQGRVAGLTVTNNGSPGTAPIVQIRGVSSVGYGSDPLYIIDGFPGSIGALDPRDIQSVDVLKDASAAAIYGSRGTNGVIIITTRKGSSGKVQLNFDSYAGFQEVVKRYDLLNTNQYVQYERALDGAANIGVPPRLQPANFNLPIYAGSSQTFAQTNTDWQSAYFQKGVLQQHNVSLTGGNDNSHFFTSAGYFNQDGITVGTSFSRKNYRMNSDHNVNKFITIGETFNVSVTRQRFGIPPGNRTPITNVVRMQPYIPIYNPNNPGGFFGPQNSFDGADPVNPIEQALINENRNFGFGIRGNAYLTVKFTPWLKFNSTYGIDYGTNRQEQYTPIYNDGGTSSSPLASITENTGTSTTTLYTQQLTFDKTFAKHHVSAVAVYEVQTNRSDSQNSFGNQNNNIIRTLNNATNITTNYTYGTNVLHSLVGRVGYDFEGKYLISGSIRRDGLSVWAPGHKYENFPAASVGWKVDQEDFMKNSKTISELKLRAGYGVTGINGTVLGNYPYVSNVSAGGTTYPFGNLATGANSGNGSYYSALSNYFLHWEITKSTNIGLDLGLLQNTFTLSAEVYKRRTNNLILTVPVPPSDGVGAPVANVGSMQNTGIEFTAGYHKSSGDFKFDITGVFGLDKNKVTSLTGTANGSIVAGGDADFGGGGPITNTVVGQSIQYFYGYVVEGIFQNAADVSGHATQTNAAPGDIKFKDINNDGKIDANDRVNLGSYLPKFTYSLNYSANYKNFDIALFFQGVYGNKIFNAEKIILEGMPRLFNSGVNVLKAWTPNNTNTTIPRAISGDPNGNVRPSSRWVENGSYLRLKNLQLGYNFPTAWLKSATDGHVSKVRFYLSSTNLFTITKYTGLDPEVGSKNGTLTNGIDYGQYPSPRAFQAGLQATF
- a CDS encoding alpha-L-fucosidase, producing the protein MNFKQLVTQIKKQLSLIAIVWVLMPLAVNAQTAPTPVGPVPNARQIEWYHREIIAFFHFGMNTFANVNEGDGTASPQLFNPTALDCNQWTSVLKSAGITTAILVAKHADGFCNWPTAHTNYSVKNSPWKNGKGDVVREFTDACKASGIKAAIYLGPHDRHDSRYGTPDYSDYYAGQLSELLRNYGAIWEIWWDGAGADQITTSFYDRWADTVRKLQPNCVVFGTKNSYRYADCRWMGNESGLSGDPCWSTINPVSIREEAAHITQLNHGEVDGSAYVPAEVDVSIRPSWFYHQEEDAHVKSVATLWDLYFNSVGHNSVLLLNFPPDKRGLVSSIDSVRADSLNYLIRSTFKKNLAAGAVIKSQHPRGGIYKPANMVDNNESTYYATNDKAVTDTITFNLGKKKTFDVLMLQEVIELGHRTTGWSVDYSSNGKDWIPIPEATSKQSIGYKWLIKFKPVTASRVRLRVTSGKACLAIHTFGIYKQPSLL